CCACGGCGTTGTGGGCCTTGTCCCCAAGGTCCTTTGCCTGTGCAAAGTAGCTGACGCTGGAGATTGGATCGCTTCCCTCGTTAGCCTGGCCCAGGTTGAACTGGTCCTCGGCTTCTGAGATTAGCGATTCCGCTTCCGATTGGCTGTTCTCGCTCCACTGGCTAGCATACGAGCGAGCGCGGTTAATTGCGGACCTGGCCGCACTGCGCTGACCAGGGATGCCCGCAATGGCATTCTGCATCTGAGTCCAGCGGTCTTCGGCTCGGCCGAACACTTCAAGCGCGTTGTCCGCGATCTGGTTGGCCCGGTCGAGGCTGTTCTTCGCCTCGACGAACCTCTGCACCTTCATCTCGTTGAGCGCTTTCGCAGTGTTCCACTCGTCGTTGGCTGTGCTCATCTGCTCGTAAGCCGACTGGACTTGAACACTCATCCTGTACTTCGGGTAGCGCTCCAGCTGTCCGGCCACGAACTGCGCCCGGTTGTAGCGGCCTTCAACAATCGAGATGCACGATGGGAAATCGGCAATACGACGATCGTTGGTGCCCTTCATCTCCGGGACTGCCGATGCCAGCTTTCTGGCTTCAGTACACAGCCGTTCGCCTTCGAGGCATGAGACGTAGATCGCTCGGTAATCCGGTAGCCCCTGTTGGAGCTTCCGTCCTACGAGCGAAATCGCCTTGTCGTGGTTGTCGTGCGCAGACGCATTGGTTTTGCGCGCCGGCGCGAAATGGACGGTGAAGTAGCCCATCCTCTCGAATGCTTTGACGTCAGCCTCAAGCTGCTTGACCATCGCTGCGAGTTTTCCAGGCTCGCCTTGATAGTTGGCCAATGCTTGGTCGAGAAAGGCGATCTCTTCGTGCCAGCCGGCGTAACCGGCCTTGACTTTCTGACTGTGCACGACGGCTTCCCGGGCAAACCTGGTCTTCATGCTTGGCCGTCTTGTAGACTTGGCCTTCGCGATCGAGTCCCTGGCTGCTTGAAGCTCTGAGATCGCCTGAGTGGGGCTGAACTTCTCGAGGTAGACCGCGAGATGTTTCTCTCGTGCTGCCTTCAGCTCAGTTGTCGCTGCTTGCAGATCCGTCTCGGCCTGGTCTACCGTTGCAGTCGCTTCCTTGAGAAAACGCTGCGCGGCATGCTCTAGGCCGATGCGGATTCCTTGGCAGACAAGAAGCGCAACCAAAAGCACGATGAAAACCGTGCCAAGGCTACGCCGACTGCTAAGGTCCATCAGTACCGCCTCCTTGTCATACGGATGACTATTCGCGTTATTATCGCGTTGAACGACTGCCTCACACTACTATATTTTAGTCGATATGTCAAGAGTAATGGCCTGTATTTTATCAGCCATTTTTTCTCGAAAAAACAAAAAGTTACTCTTAAAATGGCAAAAATTAAAGATTTCTGGTTAAAATCTGTTGACCAGAACTATATAATCGTGTAAATTGGCATGTGCAAGATATTCTATTATACGGGTAACGGAGGTCAATGCGGATGAATGCGCCGGGCTCGCGGTTGTGGTTGGTGTCGTGTCTAGCTTTTCGGGCGATTAGCTGGTGTTTGGGCCAGCGATCTGTAGTCATTGGCCTGGAGAATCTGCCTCAGCATGGCGGATATATCCTGGCCCCCAAACATCAGTATGTCACCGACCCCCCGCTGATCTCGGTGGCATTTTCACGCCCAACGTACTTCATGGCCAAGATCGAGTTGTTCAAGCTCGCGGTGTTTCGCTGGTATCTTGGTCAAATTGCGGTGTTTCCCGTAGATCGGGATGATCCGCAATCCGGTTCGGAGGCAACTTCCCTGGCGATTCAGCTTGCGAGTGCGGGTAAGCCGGTGGCAATCTTCCCGGAGGGTGGCAGATATCCCGGAATTGGCATGGGCGAGCTGCACGAAGGACTGGTATTGATCGCCAGGAGGGCGAGAGTGCCAGTGATACCGCTTGCGATTGGGTACAAGCCCAATCATCCCAAGCTATTTGGCCGTGGCCAAAGATGGCTCGTTGTTATCGGGCCACCGGTAAGCGATCAGTCCGGAATCACTCATGGCAAGGGTTGCCGTCTCACGACGGAGGACCTCAGTCTTGCTCTGTCAGAGGTGACCGTTGCCGCTGTCACGCTGGCAGAAAGCATGTAGCACTGGAGGGGGCACAGAAAAGGCGGGCTTAAAAGCCCGCCCGCTCCCATTTTCAAACTAAAATTATATTTCTAAAACATATACAGTTGTTGGTTCTCCCTGGTCGTTTATCGACTCCTCGAGCCGAGACCAGCCCAGCTTTTCGTAGAGTCTGTGGGTATGTTCTGTGTGTAAATAAATTTTTTTGAATCCAAACTTTTTAGCAATATCTAAAACCCGATTTATTAGTTGTGATGCAATGCCTTGTCCGCGATAGTTCTCTTTTACATAAACACCTGCAATCCACGGTGTAAGATCGGGCCGTTTGTCCAGATCATGCTCCCAAAGAGAGGCCGTCCCGACCCAGTCACCACCATCAAGGGCGACAAGAATGAAGGGAACTTTGTTGATATTTAGTTTCTTCTGAATGCCCTTTTTCAATTTTTCGAAACCTACATCATCTTTTTCTCTAATCCACTCGGCTAACCATATTCTGGCAATTTCGTCGATAAATTTCTGATGTTTGGCCAAAAAATCAATTTTAGTTTCATATTTTTTCATTGCTGTAATTTTATTTTAACATTTTTTAGCTTAAGGGTTCTGTTAAATTTGTAACCGGTCTTTTATCCACAATCTTTCCAATTGACAGCATTTTTTATTCATATACAATGATAAGGGTTAAAAATGACGAACAGGCAAAAACGCAAAAAAAGGAAGGTGATACTCTCTCGCACAAAGTGAGCCTAGGGCTCATTTTTTTTATACCCCAGAACGTTAACAATATTATAGGAGGCAAACAAAATGATCGATGCGCATGTGCACCTGGATCGGGCGTGGACGGTAGAGGATAAGTACATTGAGCACGAGAGGCTGAGCATCAGGGAACTCGCAGGGTTGCCTTTGAGCTTGAAGCAGCGGGCGGTAGGCAAGCTACACAGCGGCTTGGCATTTCAGCCTGGGCCGATGAAGGAGCGGATGGGGCAGGTTATCAAGTCAAAGGCTGAGGCAGGGGAGACAGAACTCTGGACCTGCATCGATACCACTCCGGACATCGGGCTTACTGCCTTCAATGCGGCACTCGAGCTTTCCGCCGAGTATGCCGGCAGTATCGATATCAAAGTCGGCGCCTACCCGGTGTTTGGATTCAAGGCCTGGGGATCAGATCGACACGATATCATCCGTGAAGCGGCGAGGCGAGCTCATTTCCTTGTCGGTTTGCCGGAGCGGGACGTGGCGCTAGACCACCCGATCGGATTTCGTGGCCACTTGAAGGCACTCTTCGAACTGGGGCAAGAGTTCTCGTTGCCGATTCATGTGCACCTCGATCAGGCCAATAGCCCGTCTGAAGCGGGAACTGAGACTCTGATCGAAGGCGTGCGCTGGTTCGGATCGCCGATCGTTCCGGGTACGAAAGGCAAGCCTTCGGTCTGGGCGGTCCATGTGATCTCACCTGCGTGCTATCCGGATGATCGCTTCCGGAAGCTCCTTGATGGACTACTTGAGTGCAATATTGGTGTAATCGTCTGCCCGCATGCGGCGATCTCCATGCGCCAGCTTCGTCCGTATAATGCGCCAGTGCACAACTGCATCGCCCGAGTGAGAGAGATGCTGGCGGCTGGGATTCCGGTGCGGCTCGGGACCGACAATATCGGCGATCTTTTCGTCGGGCTTCGGCGACCCGACCTAAGGCGTGAGATTGAGATGATTCAATCTGCCGTCCGCCTATACGACGATGTCCTCTGGAACAAGGTGGCCTGTGGTCAGTCACTCGACGACGTTGACCTCCACACCATCCGAACCTCACTCGAGGAAGACGAGGAGGTGTTTAGGACTCTGTCCTAACGTGAACCACCATCCCCGCCCATAATGGGCGGGGATGGAGTCGTTTTAAAGAACTATTTTTCTAGAAGATAAAAATCCACATCGAGATCTTCAAATTTCTTCTTCAAATATTTTGAAAGAGGGGGAATATGGCACCGCTTTCAAGCCTTGTTCGCGAAGAATTATTGCCGGGTGCGAACAAATGCCGTATTTGACATAAACCAGGTTCTTGTGTTCCTTAATTTTGTTAATTATCCGAAAAAATTCAGTCTCATCATCGCCTCGGGCCAGAGTGGTCAAAAGCAAAATATCCTGTTTGCCATTCCAGCTTCTAAGATCAGCAAAAGATTCGACCTCAAACAAATTATGTTTATCGGAATCAAAATTAAAATTAGAAAAATGGCAGGTCTTTTTGAATTCCATTATTGTAAAATTTCCATCAGGCATTATGAAAAATTCATACAAAATGTCATCATCCCAGTCAAATTTTTTAATCTTTTGCCACAAATTTTTGATGTCGGCAATCAAATCCTCCGGATTATTCCGAACAATTCTTTTTTCAAGGACGCTCCCATTCTCAAAAAGGCAAGTTTTTGGTGCTACCGAAATTTGCATCTTTGCTTTACTGCCGCTTATGATCACATTGTCGCAGCTTTTTGCCGACTCCGATTCCCAGACGCCATTGATTATGCTCATATAGTATATACCGCTGTTCTTAACAAAAGTGCCGCTGTATTTGGCGGTGACGAATCCTTGAACTATCGCCACGAGCTTGGGGGTGATTTTTTCTGAGATAAATTGATAAATTTCTTCGAAAGATTTGATTATCACACTTCTCGGAAGGTTTATCGTCCTATTTGCAGAAGAAAATCGGACTCCCATTCTGTCGCCATTAGTAAAGCCGGCATCCAGTAGTTCAGCAAATAATTTGTCTTTAGGGGGCAAATTCCGCAAAATCAAAAGATTCTGCTTAAACAGCCCCTTTTTCTTAAGCTCGGTTAGTGATTCGGCTTTTTGCCCAAGTTTCTTCATAATCTATTTTCCCAACAGACGATTAACATATTTTTTATTTATTCTGCATAGTTTGGGTATTTGGGGTCGGTAAGATCGTCGATTATTTCTACCGGCTCGATAGTGCCTTGCCAAAAATTGATTCCGAGCTCTGCAGCCCCTCGTTCACAAACTTTGATATAGCTGGCATATACCGGGAGTTGGGCGCTCTTCTTTTCAGGCCAAATGAAAGCGAAGCAATCATTAGCGACCTCAACAAGATCGGAGCCAGATTCACGAGAAATCAAATCGTCCAGTTCACTATCATTGACTTTGAAATAAGCTACCTGAACTTCAGAATCAGGATTTTTTCGCATGTTTAAATAAGCCCGATCTTTAAATGGAGCATTAAATATTCGTTCGTATCCCTTAAGATTCAAGGGCGTTAATTTTTTAGTTGTCGGAATAGTCTTTTGTCGGCTCTTGCTATCGAGCAGCGAACCATAAGCTATAATTTTTTTCATTTGGCTCCTTCGATGAGCTAATCATTTCTCTAATACATAAAA
The DNA window shown above is from Patescibacteria group bacterium and carries:
- a CDS encoding GNAT family N-acetyltransferase, which translates into the protein MKKYETKIDFLAKHQKFIDEIARIWLAEWIREKDDVGFEKLKKGIQKKLNINKVPFILVALDGGDWVGTASLWEHDLDKRPDLTPWIAGVYVKENYRGQGIASQLINRVLDIAKKFGFKKIYLHTEHTHRLYEKLGWSRLEESINDQGEPTTVYVLEI
- a CDS encoding lysophospholipid acyltransferase family protein; this translates as MSCLAFRAISWCLGQRSVVIGLENLPQHGGYILAPKHQYVTDPPLISVAFSRPTYFMAKIELFKLAVFRWYLGQIAVFPVDRDDPQSGSEATSLAIQLASAGKPVAIFPEGGRYPGIGMGELHEGLVLIARRARVPVIPLAIGYKPNHPKLFGRGQRWLVVIGPPVSDQSGITHGKGCRLTTEDLSLALSEVTVAAVTLAESM
- a CDS encoding gamma-glutamylcyclotransferase family protein, whose protein sequence is MKKIIAYGSLLDSKSRQKTIPTTKKLTPLNLKGYERIFNAPFKDRAYLNMRKNPDSEVQVAYFKVNDSELDDLISRESGSDLVEVANDCFAFIWPEKKSAQLPVYASYIKVCERGAAELGINFWQGTIEPVEIIDDLTDPKYPNYAE